In Jatrophihabitans endophyticus, a single window of DNA contains:
- a CDS encoding PepSY-associated TM helix domain-containing protein: MSIDSTERPPAAQPRPHSARAGLRRWWRRRPVNRALVLLHRWPALVLGLFLVIECTSGAVLLYHREIFRVTNGELYHHSASGTPVDQHQALQLVQRETTFPASWVGNQDGVYVVGDNTYTELYFVDPGSGHINGHTNLDQGVMGWLVNLHDCAFACEGLPWYSAWLAHPVWTNGPSFLTDITWANVVLGVLGCLTILLVLTSLKIWWPGRQRLGSRFTVRRGRGRFARDYDLHNVIGAIGLPFVLMWGITGAAFAFPGIEKGWIAATGGDTDTPDFSIRPTKVAPGTPAVTYDQATSIALRKVPGQVTIVYTPTEDVPYYEIDVRTGYAGSAGRLVYNGDAYVLIDGHDANNLQVIEAGHGEPAGNRFYEKFLEPTHFGWNVNGWWRILWAVLGLTPLALMVTGVSTWLYRRGVKKRRRKAGRAKLADAQLDPDVLGREGELDVAELDPGDTHGGTVPDEGLVADRHGVLHPAEASGEAQPRT; encoded by the coding sequence GTGTCGATCGACAGCACGGAGCGTCCCCCGGCCGCGCAGCCCCGCCCGCACTCCGCACGGGCGGGGCTGCGACGGTGGTGGCGCCGCCGCCCGGTCAACCGGGCGCTCGTGCTCCTGCACCGCTGGCCGGCGCTCGTCCTCGGCCTGTTCCTGGTGATCGAGTGCACCTCGGGCGCGGTCCTGCTCTACCACCGCGAGATCTTCCGGGTGACCAACGGCGAGCTCTACCACCACAGCGCGAGCGGCACCCCCGTGGACCAGCACCAGGCGCTGCAGCTCGTGCAGCGCGAGACGACCTTCCCCGCGTCGTGGGTGGGCAACCAGGACGGCGTCTACGTCGTCGGCGACAACACCTACACCGAGCTCTACTTCGTCGATCCGGGCAGCGGGCACATCAACGGCCACACGAACCTCGACCAGGGGGTCATGGGCTGGCTGGTCAACCTGCACGACTGCGCGTTCGCGTGCGAGGGGCTGCCCTGGTACTCCGCGTGGCTCGCTCATCCGGTGTGGACCAACGGACCGAGCTTCCTCACCGACATCACCTGGGCGAACGTCGTGCTCGGGGTGCTGGGCTGCCTGACGATCCTGCTCGTCCTCACCAGCCTCAAGATCTGGTGGCCGGGTCGCCAGCGGCTCGGGTCGCGCTTCACCGTCCGCCGGGGCAGGGGACGCTTCGCGCGCGACTACGACCTGCACAACGTGATCGGTGCGATCGGCCTGCCCTTCGTCCTCATGTGGGGCATCACGGGGGCGGCGTTCGCGTTCCCGGGGATCGAGAAGGGCTGGATCGCCGCGACCGGGGGTGACACCGACACGCCGGACTTCAGCATCAGGCCGACCAAGGTCGCCCCGGGGACCCCCGCGGTGACCTACGACCAGGCGACGAGCATCGCGCTGCGCAAGGTCCCGGGGCAGGTGACGATCGTCTACACCCCCACCGAGGACGTGCCGTACTACGAGATCGACGTCAGGACCGGTTATGCCGGGTCCGCAGGTCGCCTCGTCTACAACGGCGACGCCTACGTCCTCATCGACGGTCACGACGCGAACAACCTCCAGGTGATCGAGGCCGGCCACGGCGAGCCCGCGGGCAATCGGTTCTACGAGAAGTTCCTCGAACCGACCCACTTCGGCTGGAACGTCAACGGGTGGTGGCGCATCCTCTGGGCGGTGCTGGGCCTGACCCCCCTCGCCCTCATGGTCACCGGGGTCTCGACCTGGCTCTACCGACGCGGCGTCAAGAAGCGGCGCCGCAAGGCGGGGCGGGCGAAGCTCGCGGACGCGCAGCTCGATCCGGACGTGCTGGGCCGTGAGGGCGAGCTGGACGTCGCCGAGCTCGACCCCGGGGACACGCACGGCGGCACCGTGCCCGACGAGGGGCTCGTCGCCGACCGGCACGGCGTCCTGCACCCGGCCGAGGCCTCGGGCGAAGCGCAGCCGCGGACGTGA